TGTTCGCCCCGCAAAACGGCTACGGCTTTCGCTTGGAGCAAGAGTTCGGCCGTTTGATGGAAGACAACCGGGACTTGGTGTTCAACACCGTGCTGTTTCCCGACCGCGCCAGCGTTGATGAGTTGACCCAGTTGATCAGCGAAACCGGCAGTTATGAACAACGCACCAGCCAACTCCAAGACATCTTGGACGCCTTTCAAACTCGCTTCAGCCGCGTTCAAGACGCCTCCCAGGCGCTCACCTACGCCGTTGACCGCGCAGACTTCACCCAGCGCTGGGTGGAGCGCCATCCCCTCACGTGTGAATTGCCCAAACCCAGCCCCGAAGACGAGCGCCTCACCGACGCAGGCACCGTCGAAGCCGACGGCACGTTCCGCCTAGGGGGCTTGCCCGGACCTTTTGTGGGCGGCGAGCAAAAGATCAAGACTTATACGCATTCACGCATTTGCGACATCGACGTTCTCGAGTATGCCGAAGACTTGGCGCGCGCATACGCCTTAAAGCAAGAAGCAGACATGTTGGCCGACGTCGAGCGGCCTCTGGCTGAGGACTCAGCCCTCGAAGAGCCTGAAGAATTGGCGCCGCAAACCAACGAGCCCGCCCCTCTGACCCCGGACTACGTCTTCAGCCAAGACGAACTCAAGGCCTTGATGGACAGCGTGCCCGACGTACCCAGCGCCGCAGACCTGTTGGCTGAACGCCTCGAGACAGAGTTGGAGGATGCGCGCTTCGCGCTCTTGAACGACATGGCCGTGTGCATCGGCTTTTTGGCGGAAAAAAACTACGACCAGGATAAAGGCGTAGACGCCATGGTGCGCACCCTGGCCAAACGTGAGGTTTTGGGCCCGGCCCAATTCGACACGGTGATTTTGCCCTTGGCAGGCGACCAGCTGCGCATGGTGTCCAGCCTGTTCGATTTTTATCACGTCGGCCCGCCCGCCGTGCGTTTCTTCGGCGACAGCCAATGGGACAAGGTTGAACGGCTTCACGAAGAACCGTCCCTGCGCCAAGCCAAATGGCTATCGGTTTCGCGGGCGTTTTCCGAACAAGGCCATGCCCGTTTTGAAGCCAGCTTCCAATCGCCGCCCAGCTATATCTCTGCCTTGGCCTTCGACGGCGTGCGCTTGGCTTTTGAGGCCGCCAATCCCGAGCAAATGCGCAAAGCTCCGCCACAAGCCGACGGCTACATCATGGGCGAAAGCGGCGCGTTTCGCATCAACGAAGACGGCACCAACAAACGCGTGATTTCCGTCAGATCGCTCAGCGGCGAGGAACTTGCCAAAGCCAAAAAGAAAGAACCGGAAGCCTCCATCTTGAAAGCTTCCGGTCCTCAGTTCGGCGAAGATCGGGAAATGTACCTCAAACGCACCTGCTTGGGGCTGTATTGAGGTTATTCGGCTAAACCTTATCCCGTGACGACGGCTTCTTTCGGTGCATCATCGGTTTCGATAAATGCAGCCTGTGCAATACCACGGGCCATGTTGCGCAGCAGGCAAAACGCCAACAAGCCCAACGCGGCACCACCAAATGCAGCCAACAACCAAACAAGCAACAAACCAGTCATTTTTTATGTCCTTTCGGGGGAGATCGGATTCGCTTTTAATTAGCAAAAACTAATTTAATGGTGTTACATAAAAATGTAAGCCCCTTCAGTCACATAACAGGCATGCGCTGTACGCAAGGCAGCAAAAACAAGCGCCCTCCCCCAGTGCGGGAAAGGGCGTCTTGCACATGCGGTGAATGGTGGGTTTAAAGCCCGGATAAGGCCGATGGGATGGGCTTACCCGTCGCAATGGCAATCTTAGCTTCGATCAAGCGACATTCACCCACAGCCTTGGCGTAGGCCATTTCCGCCGCAGTCATCGCGCGCAGATGGTCGCCAATGGGTACATCGCGGGTTTCGTCGTAGCGTTGCTGCGCATCCAACAAAATCAGCCGTTCGTCTTGCCATTTAGTTTGAGCAGCTTGCAAGGCGTCCCACGACGCAGCTTGCGCCTTGATCAAGTCTGCCGGTGCCCCAACAGGGGCTTGCGGCTTGGCCAAGGGCGCATCCGGGATCATCACCAGATCGTCGAGAAACTCAACACCCGAGACGGCTTC
This window of the Magnetovibrio sp. PR-2 genome carries:
- a CDS encoding penicillin-binding protein activator, which codes for MSRFLTLSCLVGLGLLTACAGGQQQVRQKPSPKPIVQKKAVTPAPKVSDTYRIALLLPLSGPSKELGQAALNGAMMGFYENHSPKELELELYDTRGTQDGARQAAHQALSDQANIIVGPIFSANVGEVADIVGPEGLSVLALSNDKLAARENVKVLGPHLEGEVEKLLQLAVSQRSNSVLLFAPQNGYGFRLEQEFGRLMEDNRDLVFNTVLFPDRASVDELTQLISETGSYEQRTSQLQDILDAFQTRFSRVQDASQALTYAVDRADFTQRWVERHPLTCELPKPSPEDERLTDAGTVEADGTFRLGGLPGPFVGGEQKIKTYTHSRICDIDVLEYAEDLARAYALKQEADMLADVERPLAEDSALEEPEELAPQTNEPAPLTPDYVFSQDELKALMDSVPDVPSAADLLAERLETELEDARFALLNDMAVCIGFLAEKNYDQDKGVDAMVRTLAKREVLGPAQFDTVILPLAGDQLRMVSSLFDFYHVGPPAVRFFGDSQWDKVERLHEEPSLRQAKWLSVSRAFSEQGHARFEASFQSPPSYISALAFDGVRLAFEAANPEQMRKAPPQADGYIMGESGAFRINEDGTNKRVISVRSLSGEELAKAKKKEPEASILKASGPQFGEDREMYLKRTCLGLY